A single Mixta calida DNA region contains:
- the radC gene encoding RadC family protein → MLKPREKLHKLGASALSDAELLAIFLRTGACGKPVMALADELLQAFGSLYHLMSADKSAFSVIKGVGDAKLAQLHAVAELARRFFSAQMMLENALESPQVTRRYLQSVLAHQEREIFMALFLDNQHRVLEAQQMFSGSIASVEVHPREIVRAALKLNAAALILAHNHPSGCAEPSAADRDITQQIRQACQLMNIRLLDHLVIGKGEYVSFAERGWL, encoded by the coding sequence GTGTTAAAACCTCGCGAAAAGCTGCATAAGCTGGGCGCGTCGGCGCTAAGCGACGCCGAGCTGCTGGCGATTTTTCTACGCACCGGCGCCTGCGGCAAACCGGTAATGGCGTTGGCGGATGAGCTGCTGCAGGCGTTCGGTTCGCTTTATCACTTAATGAGCGCTGATAAAAGCGCGTTCAGCGTGATAAAAGGCGTAGGCGACGCCAAGCTGGCGCAGCTGCATGCGGTGGCGGAACTGGCGCGCCGTTTTTTCAGCGCGCAGATGATGCTGGAAAACGCGCTGGAAAGCCCGCAGGTGACACGGCGTTATTTGCAAAGCGTGCTGGCTCATCAGGAGCGGGAAATCTTTATGGCCCTTTTTCTCGATAATCAGCACCGTGTATTAGAGGCGCAGCAGATGTTTTCCGGCAGCATCGCCAGCGTGGAGGTGCATCCGCGTGAAATCGTGCGCGCGGCGCTTAAGCTTAATGCGGCGGCGCTGATCCTGGCGCATAATCACCCCTCCGGCTGCGCCGAGCCGAGCGCCGCCGACCGCGATATTACCCAGCAGATCCGCCAGGCCTGCCAGCTGATGAACATTCGTCTGCTTGACCATCTGGTCATTGGAAAGGGCGAATACGTTTCTTTTGCCGAAAGAGGCTGGCTGTAA
- the rpmG gene encoding 50S ribosomal protein L33 yields the protein MAKGIREKIKLVSSAGTGHFYTTTKNKRTKPEKLELKKFDPVVRQHVMYKEAKIK from the coding sequence ATGGCTAAAGGTATTCGTGAGAAGATCAAGCTGGTTTCCTCTGCTGGTACAGGTCACTTCTATACCACCACGAAGAACAAACGTACTAAGCCGGAAAAACTGGAACTGAAAAAGTTCGATCCGGTTGTGCGTCAGCATGTGATGTACAAAGAAGCTAAAATTAAATAA
- the rpmB gene encoding 50S ribosomal protein L28, which produces MSRVCQVTGKRPVTGNNRSHAMNATKRRFLPNLHSHRFWVESEKRFVTLRVSAKGMRVIDKKGIDTVLADLRARGEKY; this is translated from the coding sequence ATGTCACGAGTCTGCCAAGTAACTGGCAAGCGTCCGGTGACCGGTAACAACCGTTCCCACGCAATGAACGCGACGAAACGCCGTTTCCTGCCGAACCTGCACTCTCACCGTTTCTGGGTTGAGAGCGAGAAGCGTTTCGTTACTCTGCGCGTATCTGCTAAAGGTATGCGTGTAATTGACAAGAAGGGCATTGATACGGTTCTGGCCGATCTGCGTGCCCGTGGTGAGAAGTACTAA